In Flammeovirga kamogawensis, the sequence GTAATATGCATTATATAGATGAAGGCGAAGGAGATCCTATTGTAATGGTTCACGGAAACCCTGGTTGGTCTTTTGAGTTTAGAAACGAAGTTAAAGCACTGTCTAAAACTAATAGATGTATTGTTCCTGATCATATTGGATTTGGATTATCAGACAAGCCTTATGATTGGGATTATTTACCAGAACATCATGCAGAAAATCTTGAACTTCTATTAGATAGTTTAGATCTAACAAATATTACATTAGTTGTTAACGATTGGGGAGGGCCTATTGGTTTGTCTTATGCTTTAAAACATCCAGAAAAAATTAAGCGTATTGTAATAATGAATACTTGGATGTGGTCTTTAGAAGATGATGAATTTTATCAAAGTTTTAGTAATTTTTTTGGTAAAGGTTTTGGGAAGTCTTTAACTAAAAGATTCAATTTTTTTGGTAAAGTGGCTTTGAAAGGTGTTTTAGGTGATAAAAAAAGTTTATCAAAAAAGATACATAAATACTATTATAAACATATGGAAACACCTAAAGAAAGAAAAGGGTGTTATACTTTCCCAAAAGAAATTATTGATTCAAGTGAATGGTTGGCTAGTCTTTGGTCTCAAAAAAGTAAAATTGATACTATTCCTACTACTTTTATTTGGGGAATGAAAGATAGAGCGTTTAGAGATGTAGAATTAAAATATTGGGTAGACAACTGGAATAATTTTAAAGTAATTGAATTAGAAGAAGTAGGGCATTTCCCTCAGGAAGAAAGCCCTCAAGTTTTAATAAATGAATTAAGAGAAATTGTACCAGCTAAATAAGAGTTACTTTTTTGATAGCCAGAAGTCATATCATCTAAAATTAATAGATGGTATGACTTTTTACTTTTCGATATATTGATTTTAATGCGTTTATACAGGAATTTAAAATGACAATCTAATACAAGGTTGAGGAACAAAAGAGCTTGCTTTATGCTTTTTTAAATCTTTATTAAAGTGCATACCAATACCACATCCAATTTCTAGTTTAGAAAACGAATCATTTTTGAAAATGGTGTTTCTACCTACATCAAATAAGAAGCGTACCTGTGATAAGAAATCTGTACCTAAATCTGCACCACCAAATTCTGCCCTATTTTTAACTTGAGGTATTAGATCAACAAATCCTTGTATTCTAAATCCAGCTTTTTGCCATACATGTAAGTTAAATGCGGCAGTAATTTGCATCGAGTTTTCTTTAACATTATCGGTTCTCCAATATGCAGAAACTTTTAAGAAATCTTTTTTTAGTGGAGCTTTAAAAGTAAACCCAATACCAGCTAAACCAGCAGCATTACCATTAGTAAGGTTTATTTGTCCATCTAATGATACATCTGCAACAGGCCCAAAAGAAAAGTCTCTACCAGTAATTCCAGATAAACTTACCCAAGGATATACTTCAGAATATAATCTATAT encodes:
- a CDS encoding alpha/beta fold hydrolase, which codes for MQNLKKVLIYLGITSLLTFIFFQNTINAQEKYKNGSKSKAVNTFKDKKWFDAKEYPFDDHFYKVPVGNMHYIDEGEGDPIVMVHGNPGWSFEFRNEVKALSKTNRCIVPDHIGFGLSDKPYDWDYLPEHHAENLELLLDSLDLTNITLVVNDWGGPIGLSYALKHPEKIKRIVIMNTWMWSLEDDEFYQSFSNFFGKGFGKSLTKRFNFFGKVALKGVLGDKKSLSKKIHKYYYKHMETPKERKGCYTFPKEIIDSSEWLASLWSQKSKIDTIPTTFIWGMKDRAFRDVELKYWVDNWNNFKVIELEEVGHFPQEESPQVLINELREIVPAK